The region AATATCTTCGAAAATACCAACGAAGAAATCTTCCATTCTCTTGgccttaatttataatattaatgctaattcaaataataaacagaaaattaaAGATGTGAAAATCGAAATTCGTAATATCATTCGTCTAGAATCTTTGAAATCTAATATTCGCAAACATggacaaagaaataatagaattaTTGTTGCGACAGGTACGATGCACCAGAATACGAAGTGCCGAGGAACAAATCGAGATACAGAAGTCGATTTATGCGACACCGGGACGGGGACGATTCGGATGGCGACTCGAGGTCGACCGTGAGGTTTACGTCGACGCCACAGGAGCCCTCGGGACTTCGTGAACGTGTCCTGGACACAGAAGACGCGGCACGCGGGCCACTCTCCGGGATTTTTCGACTCACAGACTCGCCGCGTATTATGAAGAAGCTTCAAGAATACGAGAGAGccggaaaaagaaagaaggaggaACCGGTGTCACATCCTGCTCAACAACCTCAACCACCAAAACCTCAGGTTAATGAATAGCAATTTCACCCCTTTAATTCCGACCACGGTTATTTCAACGCTACGAAACTCTTCCACGAGTTACTTCAATAAAATACTCAGTACTTTTTTTGTCTCGCTTGTtttcgataaaaagaaaaactatGCAGGGAATTTAGCTTGTAACTACAGTATATCGCACGCGAATCGTTGAATTTAATTCGAAAAAGCGAACCTCTGTTTAGCCGATGCCGTTCAGTTTGTGCAGTTTTAACGGTGGTTATCGATTTCCTGGTCGACTCCCACCTCTCGTAATATTCTCAACGTTCCCGTAGATTTCTCGACTAAAGAAAACAACACTCGGCGCCAAATGAAATTATCGTGTTTACAATTATACCACTGAGATCGTATATTTCGAACGATCAATTCGATTCGACCACGGCAACGTAAAGCATCCGCCTGATCAATAGTTGAGATCTTCGTTTTCTCGAACAACCAGAACCATCGTTACGATACGTATGAAAtccatttataaattaaatcgaTTGAATTTTTCAGTTCGTCCAATTCGTACGATCGTATTTAGTTTGGACAGTGACGCCACAGTACAGAATTTTCACACGGATTCCCATATTATGACAGGCGATATACGCGAATGGATCGTAAGAGACGGTTCGATGGGCAAGCTCGGCGAAAGTAGCTTCGAAATCCCGCGTTATATCGCTTGGATGCGATTCAACGGGAACTAAATTTTTGATCGTTCGATCTATACGTGTATAGTACCGATACACACGACTCGTAGGAAAACGTATCGCTGTCTCTATGGACACGAAAAGGGAATAAATCTTGAATTTAAAGTAATTGAATATTTCACGCCGGAAAACAGAAGCGTGCCgcaatatgaaatgtatacttGATCTCGAttcataaatatgtaaataatacgAGACACGAGTGAATAAATTTAGTTTGTAGTTGGCCGTTGTATATTTTTGTAcgaaattctattataatacAAATGAAACATATGAATACACGAATATATTTTGCTCATCAAGAAAAAAGGTTAATCTGTTTCTCTCGTGTTCACTATGCGACAAATCCTCTCTCTTTGTCCCATTACCACACATCTATTCATTCGCTGTTGCATTTCTATGCGTACGTAAAATCAAGGTTAGCATTTTAATGCATCGCCCACGCGTGTGACGAATCACACGGTCAACGTAAAAAGATCTCGACTTGTCCGTAAGCACCTAATCACCAACGAGTAATTTATCCTCAGACTTGGCTCATACAGGAAAACAGGAGAAAGGAATAATGGAATgtttaagaaattttttaagACAATGGAATATAAGAAAAGATGTTAAAGCATTTATCAGGAAATTTCCACCAAGTTATCGTAATGTACtcgttaaatattttctttttatcgcgTAGGTCCAAGTCAGAAAAGTGCCGACAGCGATGGCGAGACAAACCAGCGAGGATGACGAGATTTCTAGGATTAAAAAGCAGAACAAAACGGCGGCCACACCTGCGACTGAAACGCTGGAAGAACGACAACCAGTATCCACACCTACGCCTGTTCATCCGCCTCCAAGGGAACAGTCTGAACGAGAACCGGAAGAACCTGCGCGAAGACCGATGCCCGCGAGGTTCGTATTTAAAATTATGCTTCGTTTTGGCTAAAGTAATCCCTGCACCTGTCCGATTTGTTAATACAATAAGCTCGCTGAGACAATTTAGATACCTGTGATTGATAGTAAAATATACAACTCGATCGAATTCGGCCATAACATTAAGTCACCAGGATCTCGGTCTGTGCGCGTTCCAGTAGTAGAGGCGCGTATCTAGTCGGACAGGCTGATTTATGCCTACCCGATAGGAACCAATCGGTTCGATGGAATATTCCAAGTTCCAGAGGCGGCTTCTACTCAATCTCATAACGTAGTATTACCCTGTAATTGGTGaattatgtgtgtgtgtgtgtgagacaGTATTAATGAGACACTTTTATTCCCCTTATTCCGGAAACCATTATTCTTCTTATCACTTTACCTTGTACGAAATGTGATAATTGAAAAACTATTTGAAATGGCGATAAATAATTTCCATATTTAGAACGTACTTTGACAGCGTTCGTTTCTGAAGGTTCAAGTAGCAAATTAGAGTGtcctttttcaattttctttttttctcaaaTATTGGACTTTTTTAACTCTTGAATTATACTTTGCTCACCCAACATGGCTCGCAGTTTAAACTGACGAACGAAAGGTCAGCGTAATATATTTTCGAAAATGCTTCTAAAATAAAAGAGATTCTTATCGACATAGCGAAAGTAATTTTGAATCAGCGAACGTAGAAAGAGGTGAGAAAATGATTCGGAACGAATAGCGGCTGTGTCGGTCAATAGAATCCCGAATTGAACAATTCCGCACCTATGATCCGCTGTTGATCGTTTATGCAGCAGTTTATACCGTGATCTGGAATAGGATTTTGGAATACGCGCAACCACAGAATGGATGAATCGTAGGCGGATGATTGCGTTATACGAGATCGAACAAAGAGAGCTGCGATGTAAACTAATGTCATCGGTACAAATTACGTACGAATGTTCGCTGCTCTATCGAGTTTACTGACTACAGGAAGTCGTTAATTGAAATATCGTTGCTCGTAGGAGAACTTCCACGGATACCCACACTCCTGCGACGAGAAGCGCTTCATCAGACTCGAGCACGGGCTCCGAGAGCTCAGGAGGATCAGGAATCCGCAGCACGGGTGCACCATTCACCGCCGAGGAAATGAAGCAGAAATACTTGTCGAGAGCACCGACGTCGAACGCAACATCTACGATCTCGTCGCCGCACAGCGGTACACCACCGACTGCCAAAGACACCGCCAACGCTTCTCCCACTTCGCGATCCTTTCAGAGCCGTTTTTTAGGCGCAGGTAAGTTTCTACTTTAACCACCATACCGCTACGCGAATCAACGCGAAAAGCGTCTAAATTGGACATCGATCCTTCTTCTAACTCGTGTCAATACCTTTCTGTGTGTTctcgtttaaaattatttatcttcCCGGCAAGTGATTTCCGACTTCAAGTAGATCGTGTATATTTGAACGCTACAGGGAACGAGCGAGATAAATTAAACTGACAATCTGGTTACGAGgaaacaattttaaaattcgcTAGAGGTACAAGagcaatattatattttatattcttgaGCATATGCAAAGATATTTGCAAAAGGTATTTGCGCATGTCCTTATCTCTCAACGAGACGTCGATTTTATCGTCGATGAAAGCGCTGCTAGGAGATGCGAACTTTCATATACTTGGGTCTAATTAATTATGAATATAATGCTCACTCGCAAATTTGATAATATCGGAAATTCCTTCACCGTCGTCGATCAACGGCCATCATCATCGGGCAACGTCGAAAATTTCCGGTATCGACGCAAGGATTACCGCGAAATATCCTAGAACCGGTTATTTCACAGATAAACGTTTAACGACCCAAATCTTAAGGTCATTATGATTATACCACGGGCGCCATTAACGAATCCACGTCCGATCCAAACGACGTTTCTCGAAAACGTAATTTCGCCTGGAAAGCGAAACGCGGAAGACCGTTTGATATTTATTTGAACGTGTACCGGATTTTCACATATCTCTGTAGGTAACCGTGCAGCCCCGCCGCCACCCACGCAACCACCTCCAGCGGCGCGAGAGGAAACGGCCATAAAGAagaaggaggaagaggaggaggacgACGAGGAAACTAGTAGTTCCTCGGAGGAGACGGAATCCGAGACTGAGGAGGAATCGGAAACCGATGCACATCCGTCGGGCACGACGACCTCGACAACACCCTCGACCACTGCACAGGATCGTCAGAGAAGCGAATCCGCGATGGCGAGGACAGATATCGGGCCTCTGCTCGCTCGAAGCGCAGAAGCTAGACGAGGTAGCAAGGAAGACTCTCCTACGACCAGGCAAGTATATTTTCTGCCGACAATTCTAATTCGAGGGTTTCTTGTTTCTATTAACAAGTAACATCGTGCGAGAATCCATCGATCGACGTGTGTACGTACGTGGCGAGCATATAAATAGAGAAAGATAGGCATAAATTCAATTTGTAATTattctttgaaattaaaaattcgaagGTCGTGTTCGAAAGCACAGTAGAACCTTGATTATTCAAACTAATCTCGCGTTGTTTAAacaaacgaataacgttattctCGTATGGGAGAAACTCGTTTATTTTCAACTATTTTTACAAACGTTAACATCAAACGAGAACAGAAAGTTTCGAATAAAAATGTAGCGATTTATTTCGCGTCTACTTTTGTTTTCCAAGGGACCATTCCCAGGCGTTCTAATTTGTTCATCGTTTCGTTGGTCGATGTTCCGATAATTAAGATTCTACTGAACGAAAAATGAATTTCCAACGCCTACGTTATAGAGGAAGAATGATAATGAAACAATTTATGATACAGTTGATCGAATCTACGAGTACGAATCTTTATTTAAATGAAACCATCTCGTAAATTAAAAGAGAAGCTTTAACAGGCTGATTTTTTGCTTCCATCGCGAGATCAAATTTTGCGAAAAGCAATGCAAACGAGGGGTTCACCGCGTGTATCCGGGAATCAATCTATACCTTCCGACTTGTttctttatcttaataaataacgACGGTGATGCAACTTAATTTGAAAGAGTGAAAAATCAATAAATAGCGTGGACGAACGGTGTACCAAGAGTTTTATCGTAGCAAACGACGTCGATAGGAGAATTGATCGTAACTTCAAACTGTTTAACAATAATCTTTCGGACGATATCTCGCGACGAACTCTCGAGCCATAAAGCTTCGAGAATCGGTCAGAAATTGCTAGCGATGGTTAGACGATGATGTACACGTAGAGAATACCATCGTAAAGTCGGTTATAGATCGGTACAAGGAGATTGACGAAACGAACTGATAATTCGGGGAAACGCGCGGTGACAAGCGTTAAAGGAAAATTGAACTAGAATATCGAGCGATGTCAACTCGTGTCTCAGGTATTCGTCGCCGAGAGGAAGTCCCGCGCATTCGGTGACGAGCCCGACAACTACGACGACCACGACGCCGACGGGCGGCGCCGCGACAACGCCGGCCGGCTACACCAGCAGGTTCGTAGCACACGTAGATCACGGTCAGATTCATCAGGCCAGTTCTAATTCCAATAACCCCCACGACCGTAATCGTTTTAGGACGTTTAGTGACGAACCGTCAAACACCGATCGTGTCGAGGATTACGAAATCGCGGCTAAGAACGCGGATTACGATATTGTCGGTGCAGACGGATCGATGGTTAAACCGCAGTCGAACAAACGAACCTATATACCGGACGATAGTACGGACACCGACGAAACGATCACCtcatcctcctcctcctccgccACTAGATTCAAAAGTCTCGAAGGTAACGGTAACGATAGTCGAGTAGAGAACCGCAGCGAGGTCAACGAAGACGCGTTAATGGAAGGTCGTTCGGGGAACGACGTGAACTCTTCGTTATCCGCTTGGACCGACCGACGGGCGTCGCTCGCTCAACCAGCTACAATCCGAGATAATGGATACCAGGCAGATAAGACTGCGAGTTCCAATGGATCCCTGGAAACCTCGCGAGAGACGGCCATCAACGGTGACGGAAGGAAATACGCGAATGGATCGAGCGATAAATCCAACAACGTGGAATCGAGTTCGGAGAGCGAATCCGAGAGCGGCACCGAGAGCGCCACTGACAGCGACTCTGAAAGAGACGAGGAAGAGGACAAAGAATCCAGAGACGAGAATAGTAACATAATGAATAAAAAGACTGAAAACCCGGAGCAAGGTCGAGCCTCGGACATCCAACATCTGAACGATACCAGCAGCGAGGATGAATCGACCAGTTCGGAGACCGATGACCAGACTACCGTATTAAGCGTACCGTCCAACTCTCATTCCGAAAATAGTTACACCGTTCTGGAACGATACGACGATAGAAGCACGAAGCGGCGAAGCTCCTCGATACTCGATGACAAAAGTATCGAGGAATTGTTCGACGACAACGGATGGGTGATTACTGATCAGGATCTGCAGGCAGAAAAACCTCGGAGAATCTCGAAAGGTTTCAAATCGATCGATCGCAATGACTCGGGCGTAAACAACGAAAATACCGACAACGAGTCATCCTCGAACGACGAGAAAAGTAACATTCTGGATAGCGATACGATGGACAAGGAGGATAACGAAAGGACTGAAAACCAGAAGGCGTTAAGTGTATCCGAATCGTCTGAAAGTTTATCGAGAAGTCGAGCATatagacaaagtagcattggcAAGAACGGTTGGCTAGTGTCGGACGAATCCGAGACTGAATCTGACAGAGCCACTTCACCCGTGGAAAATGCTGCGATCCGAACCGAGGCCGATACGACAGAGGCTTCGAAGAATGTAGCGAGTATCGAGGATGAGAGAATGAATGACGATGATGCGTCAACACCGACGTCGACCACGGTGAACGAGAAAAAATCTGAAAGTGGGAAAGATTCGATCGTGGCCGACAGCGTCGACGAGAACGGTTGGG is a window of Bombus affinis isolate iyBomAffi1 chromosome 12, iyBomAffi1.2, whole genome shotgun sequence DNA encoding:
- the LOC126922516 gene encoding serine-rich adhesin for platelets isoform X2: MEQFEQLLTCAICLDRYRNPKLLPCQHSFCMEPCMDGLVDYVRRQVKCPECRAEHRIPYQGVQAFPTNVTLQRFLELHIEITGELPDPTSGQTMERCGVCSEKSYCSLCVHCEKKCCPECKDAHMDILRREITRINSQIRRGLHRLQDALALVEKNTLGLQTNCASVAEEVDEIYRRLSKALKDRTEHLRNEVDRYLGTELRGLIQLKENLELEIANIQSNCDLAEAHINENVPWDDSELLDTKELFLRTVEFIRNFEYEAGDYSRRVRFVMAHDPNQLVLHVAGYGELNIKPETGSGGLLGSSSSLAPPGGSPGLMRSKSDHRLASQYRQQEEERLARNRYVPEYEYDAPEYEVPRNKSRYRSRFMRHRDGDDSDGDSRSTVRFTSTPQEPSGLRERVLDTEDAARGPLSGIFRLTDSPRIMKKLQEYERAGKRKKEEPVSHPAQQPQPPKPQVQVRKVPTAMARQTSEDDEISRIKKQNKTAATPATETLEERQPVSTPTPVHPPPREQSEREPEEPARRPMPARRTSTDTHTPATRSASSDSSTGSESSGGSGIRSTGAPFTAEEMKQKYLSRAPTSNATSTISSPHSGTPPTAKDTANASPTSRSFQSRFLGAGNRAAPPPPTQPPPAAREETAIKKKEEEEEDDEETSSSSEETESETEEESETDAHPSGTTTSTTPSTTAQDRQRSESAMARTDIGPLLARSAEARRGSKEDSPTTRYSSPRGSPAHSVTSPTTTTTTTPTGGAATTPAGYTSRTFSDEPSNTDRVEDYEIAAKNADYDIVGADGSMVKPQSNKRTYIPDDSTDTDETITSSSSSSATRFKSLEGNGNDSRVENRSEVNEDALMEGRSGNDVNSSLSAWTDRRASLAQPATIRDNGYQADKTASSNGSLETSRETAINGDGRKYANGSSDKSNNVESSSESESESGTESATDSDSERDEEEDKESRDENSNIMNKKTENPEQGRASDIQHLNDTSSEDESTSSETDDQTTVLSVPSNSHSENSYTVLERYDDRSTKRRSSSILDDKSIEELFDDNGWVITDQDLQAEKPRRISKGFKSIDRNDSGVNNENTDNESSSNDEKSNILDSDTMDKEDNERTENQKALSVSESSESLSRSRAYRQSSIGKNGWLVSDESETESDRATSPVENAAIRTEADTTEASKNVASIEDERMNDDDASTPTSTTVNEKKSESGKDSIVADSVDENGWVILNKVNNSSTGKNIEGGSMDETSTIRSQTTDLVARSNIENGALVANATQSKETETCNEHEDTPGVDITIPMQMVTTVFCVSVLCYSVLINLFL
- the LOC126922516 gene encoding serine-rich adhesin for platelets isoform X1, producing the protein MEQFEQLLTCAICLDRYRNPKLLPCQHSFCMEPCMDGLVDYVRRQVKCPECRAEHRIPYQGVQAFPTNVTLQRFLELHIEITGELPDPTSGQTMERCGVCSEKSYCSLCVHCEKKCCPECKDAHMDILRREITRINSQIRRGLHRLQDALALVEKNTLGLQTNCASVAEEVDEIYRRLSKALKDRTEHLRNEVDRYLGTELRGLIQLKENLELEIANIQSNCDLAEAHINENVPWDDSELLDTKELFLRTVEFIRNFEYEAGDYSRRVRFVMAHDPNQLVLHVAGYGELNIKPETGSGGLLGSSSSLAPPGGSPGLMRSKSDHRLASQYRQQEEERLARNRYVPEYEYDAPEYEVPRNKSRYRSRFMRHRDGDDSDGDSRSTVRFTSTPQEPSGLRERVLDTEDAARGPLSGIFRLTDSPRIMKKLQEYERAGKRKKEEPVSHPAQQPQPPKPQVQVRKVPTAMARQTSEDDEISRIKKQNKTAATPATETLEERQPVSTPTPVHPPPREQSEREPEEPARRPMPARRTSTDTHTPATRSASSDSSTGSESSGGSGIRSTGAPFTAEEMKQKYLSRAPTSNATSTISSPHSGTPPTAKDTANASPTSRSFQSRFLGAGNRAAPPPPTQPPPAAREETAIKKKEEEEEDDEETSSSSEETESETEEESETDAHPSGTTTSTTPSTTAQDRQRSESAMARTDIGPLLARSAEARRGSKEDSPTTRYSSPRGSPAHSVTSPTTTTTTTPTGGAATTPAGYTSRTFSDEPSNTDRVEDYEIAAKNADYDIVGADGSMVKPQSNKRTYIPDDSTDTDETITSSSSSSATRFKSLEGNGNDSRVENRSEVNEDALMEGRSGNDVNSSLSAWTDRRASLAQPATIRDNGYQADKTASSNGSLETSRETAINGDGRKYANGSSDKSNNVESSSESESESGTESATDSDSERDEEEDKESRDENSNIMNKKTENPEQGRASDIQHLNDTSSEDESTSSETDDQTTVLSVPSNSHSENSYTVLERYDDRSTKRRSSSILDDKSIEELFDDNGWVITDQDLQAEKPRRISKGFKSIDRNDSGVNNENTDNESSSNDEKSNILDSDTMDKEDNERTENQKALSVSESSESLSRSRAYRQSSIGKNGWLVSDESETESDRATSPVENAAIRTEADTTEASKNVASIEDERMNDDDASTPTSTTVNEKKSESGKDSIVADSVDENGWVILNKVNNSSTGKNIEGGSMDETSTIRSQTTDLVARSNIENGALVANATQSKETETCNEHEDTPGVDITIPMQMVPEQEQKPGGDDGEPGTRTGARKRTRTRTRTRKGKRTGERTRTRRGHGGRFAAVDEVTVRRVEREKTTAGSVQKLAQLRRR